The sequence GGTGAGGAGGGTGCCGTAGGGCCCGGATGCCAGGTCGTGGCCGGGAAGGCGGCCTTCCGTGTTCGGCGGGCCGGCGGGCCGGCGGGCGGTGAGGTGGTCGTGCGGCCGGGTGGCGTCCGTTCCGCCGGCCTACGTCACCGAGGTCAGCGTCGCGTAGACCACTACGTTGCCCAGGTAGCCGGTGTCCTTGGTGTAGCCGCCGCCGCAGGTGATCAGCCGGAGCTCGGGCCGGCCGGAACTGCCGTAGACCTTCTTGCTGGGGAACTGTTCTTTGTCGTAGAGCTCGATGGCGTGGACGGTGAACACCGCTGTGCGCCGGTCCGCCCTGTGGATCTCGATGGTGGAGCCCTCGGTCAGGGCGCCGAGGTCGTAGAAGACGCCGGGGTCGCCGGCGGGTGTGTCCACATGCCCGGTGACGACGGCGGTGCCCGCCGAGCCGGGCGCGATGCCGTCGCCGTACCAGCCGGCGAGGCCGGGTTCCTCAGGCGGTGGAGTCCGCAGCGCCCCTGTCGCGTCGAGGCCCACCCGTGTCATCGGGGCGTCCACGCCGATGGCGGCGATCCGGATCCGGTCCGGGTCCGCGGGGGGCAGCGGACGGACCGTCGGGGGAGGGGCGGGATGCGCGGAGGTCGAGGAGGCCCGGGCCGAAGGCCGCGGTGGCTCCTCGTCGTGCACCCCGCTGATCAGCAGTACCGCACCTGCCGCCATCGCCCAGCCCAGAGGGACCACGGCGGAAAGGAGCGGGCCTCGGAAAGGGCGGATCTGGTGGCCGGGTGCCATCGCGGTTGAGCCTTCTCTTCACGGCGGGTGCGGTGTAGTGGT comes from Streptomyces sp. SCL15-4 and encodes:
- a CDS encoding class F sortase produces the protein MAAGAVLLISGVHDEEPPRPSARASSTSAHPAPPPTVRPLPPADPDRIRIAAIGVDAPMTRVGLDATGALRTPPPEEPGLAGWYGDGIAPGSAGTAVVTGHVDTPAGDPGVFYDLGALTEGSTIEIHRADRRTAVFTVHAIELYDKEQFPSKKVYGSSGRPELRLITCGGGYTKDTGYLGNVVVYATLTSVT